Sequence from the Pseudophaeobacter arcticus DSM 23566 genome:
GAGGAAAGACAGTATCTGGGCACCATTCGGGATTCCTCCAATGCGCTGCTAAAAATCATCAATGATATCCTTGACCTGTCGCGTCTCGAAGCGGGGCGTTTGGCGATCAGTCCGATTGATTTTGATCTGCGAAACTGTGTTGCTGGCGCGGTCAATCTGTTGCGGCCAAAGGCGCGGGAAAAAGGCCTGTGGGTTTCGGTGAGTTTTGCGGAAAACCTGCCGGACAGGGTGCATGGCGATGATGGGAGACTGCGGCAAATTCTGGTGAATCTCATTGGCAATGCGGTGAAATTCACCTCCGAGGGCGGCGTGGATATCAGTGTTGACTGCGATGATGAGGACCCCACCAATTTGGTTATTACGGTGGATGACACCGGGATTGGTATCTCAGACAGCCAGGCCGAGTATATTTTTGATCGCTTCAAGCAGGCGGATGCTGCCACCACGCGGGCCTTTGGCGGCACCGGGCTGGGATTGACGATTTCCAGCATCCTGGCAAAGCGCATGGGCGGGGGCATTGAGCTGTGCCGGATCAAGGAGACGGGCGCGTGCTTCCGGTTGAACATTCAGCTGGACAAGGCGGTCAGTTCTCCCGGTGCCTCGCGGGTCGAGACGATGCTGGATACAGCGGCTTTGGCAGGTTGCCGGGTCTTGTTGGCAGAGGACAACAAAACCAACCGTTTGCTGGTCCGCAAATATTTGGCCGATCTGGGGATCACCCTGAGCGAGGCCCATAATGGCCGCCAGGCGGTCACCATGTGCCCGCAAGTGGCGCCGGATATCATTCTGATGGACATGTCCATGCCCGAGCTGGACGGGCTTGCGGCAACCCGGGAGATCCGCAGTCTTGATATCGAGCAGCCGGTGATTGTTGCGCTGACCGCCAATGCCTTTGAATCCGACCGCGAAGCCTGCCTGGCTGCGGGGATGGACTATTTCCTGCAAAAACCCATCAGTAAATCCGTGTTGCTGCAAACCCTGACCATGTTGCGCATTGGCCGAGATGAAAATCAGGGCCTGTCCGGTTGACCAGGGGGGTTGTCAGGGATTCTGCCAGGGGGGGCAGGGGCTTTGTCAGGGATTTTGCCAGAGACGGGGCCGTCTGACTTACCCCTCGCTGCCCAGCCACAGGGTCATCTGGGTTTTTGCTTTGGCGCAGGCCTCTGCCACAGGAGCCCCTTGAGCCAGCGCACAGGCGAGGGCGGTTGCCAGGCTGCAACCGGTGCCACGCTTGCTGACGGGCAGACGTGGTGCTGAAAACACCTGATGGCTGTCAGCGGTAAACAGATGGTCAATGCTGCGCGCGCCCTGGCCATGGCCACCCTTGATCAGCACCGCAGCAACGCCGGTTGCCAAAATGATCTGCGCGCGCGCTGCCAACTCTGCCAGTTCTGGCGGTTCCTGGGGCCGGTGGCTGGTGCCGGCAAGCAGGGCGCTTTCCTCCAGATTGGGCGTCAACAGTGTCACTCTTGGCAGCAGGGGCGTCAGGGTTTCCAAAGACATCAAGGCACCTCCAGACGAGCTTTTAAGCACGGGATCCAGCACAATCGGCACCCCCAAAGGCAGCGCTTGTGCCAGGCTTTGCGCGGCGTCTGGCGCGCCGATCATGCCAATTTTTATGGCGCGCGGGATTTGCCCGGCCGGATCAAAGGCGGCTGTGACCTGCCCCGCGATAATCTGCGGTGGGATTGGCTGGGTGGCGATCAGGGCCGCATTGGTTTGCACCGTGACCGCAGTCACCACCGGCGAAACCGAACAGCCCAGGCTCTGGGCCATGGCGATATCGCGGCTCAAGCCGGCGCCACCGCTGCTGTCGGTGCCTGCCACCACCAGAATGCGGCTCATGCGGGGTCGCCAACGGCGAGAATTTCAATCTGGGTAAAGCCCTGCGCCTGCAGCGCGCGCCCCGCGCGCCAGGCCCGCACGCCGGATCGGCAACACAGCACCGTTGGCAGCCCGGGCAATAGCGCGGCAGCTGCCGGGGGGGCGGGGGTCATACTTGCAGCGATCAGCTCATCGGGCAGACAACGCCGCGCCCCTGCCACGGCGGGCTGGGGGGCTTCTTCAATTGAGCGCAGATCTATCACCTGGGCCCGCGCCGGGATCAGCTCGGGGCTGGTGAACCGCAGCGGATCCGGAGGCTCGCAGGCGGTGCTGAAATCAAAACTGCTCATGGTCAGATCCGCCATCTCTATCTGCATCACCCGGCCCAGCGGCGAGGGGCTGTGGCGCAACAGGGTCTTGAGCGCCATCTGCGCCTGCAGCGCGCCAATTGCGCCCACCACCGGCCCCATCACCCCGGCACTGGCGCAGCTGGCGGCACTTTCTGGCAGCTCCGGAAACAGCGCGCGCAGCGAAGGGGCCGGGCCACAGAAGCCACCGACATAGCCCCGTTGCGCCAGGACCGAGGCCGAGATCAGCGGCAGTCCCCGCGCAAGGCAGGCATCCGACAGGATATAGGAGGTGGCAAAACTATCCGCCGCATCCACCACCAGATCCACGTTGTTCAGATACCGCGAGACATTTGCCGCGCTCAGCGCCTCGGCGTGGGGATACACCGTCAGCGCCGGGGTGCTGGCGATAAG
This genomic interval carries:
- the thiD gene encoding bifunctional hydroxymethylpyrimidine kinase/phosphomethylpyrimidine kinase; this translates as MSRILVVAGTDSSGGAGLSRDIAMAQSLGCSVSPVVTAVTVQTNAALIATQPIPPQIIAGQVTAAFDPAGQIPRAIKIGMIGAPDAAQSLAQALPLGVPIVLDPVLKSSSGGALMSLETLTPLLPRVTLLTPNLEESALLAGTSHRPQEPPELAELAARAQIILATGVAAVLIKGGHGQGARSIDHLFTADSHQVFSAPRLPVSKRGTGCSLATALACALAQGAPVAEACAKAKTQMTLWLGSEG
- a CDS encoding HesA/MoeB/ThiF family protein, with protein sequence MSRYARQMTLPEVGAVGQARLARAHVLVVGAGGLGAPVLQYLAAAGIGCLTLLDPDRVEESNLHRQVLFTMADIGQTKVTAAQARLIASTPALTVYPHAEALSAANVSRYLNNVDLVVDAADSFATSYILSDACLARGLPLISASVLAQRGYVGGFCGPAPSLRALFPELPESAASCASAGVMGPVVGAIGALQAQMALKTLLRHSPSPLGRVMQIEMADLTMSSFDFSTACEPPDPLRFTSPELIPARAQVIDLRSIEEAPQPAVAGARRCLPDELIAASMTPAPPAAAALLPGLPTVLCCRSGVRAWRAGRALQAQGFTQIEILAVGDPA